The sequence GGTCCGCGCCTTCCCGTCCGGAATTTCTGAGCGGGAACTGGTCGTCGAGGCCAAGAGGCAGTTCGGCACACTGCCGGAGCAGCGGTTAGTCAAGCTGGTCGCCGAGGCGGTCCGCGGAGGTCTGCTGATCGCTTCGGGGGACCTTCTCCTGCCTGTTGCTCCGCAGGAACCGGTGCGCCCGCCACAGGTGGCGTATGAACGGCGCCAGCCAGGCGCTGAGTCCGCTGTTGCTGCAAGGTTGGACGAGACGTCCGTGCTGCGGACTATCGCGCTCGACGTCGAAAGCGTCGTACGGACGACGGCGACCGCTCCCTACTTGGAGCGGCACGTCTACGAGGTGGCAGCGGTCAGGTTCGGCGCCGATCGTGAATGGGTCGCTGCGGCGCCCCGCTGGCGGCGGTACCTCAGGTTCCCTGGTGACACTGAGGAGTTGCGTGACGGCAGCGTGCGGGACGCTGTGCTTGGCCAGGGGTTATCCCAGCAACAGGCGTGGACGGAGCTGAGTGACTTCCTGTCGGACGCCGATGTAGTGGTCGCCTATAACGGCACGACACTGGACTTTCCCGTCGTCAGTGAAGCGGCGAAGGAGTCCGGTGCCAGCGATCCGCTCTCCGCCGTGCGCCCCGTCGATGCCCTGTACCTCGCGCACGCCCTTTGGCCGACAGCCCCGTCCCACCGACTTCAGGACCTCGCGCTTCAGCTCGACGTCTCCCGTTCGGATCTGCGTGCCCATACTGCGGACGGCGACGCGGTCTTGCTGGTGCGCCTCCTGGAGCGGGCCGCCGCCGAGTTCGCCTGCAGGACGGCCGAATTGCGTGATCTCATCGCCGACGTCTGCCCCGGCTCCGACGCGTGGCGGCTGCTGCGGGAACTGGCCGAGGGTGAGGCCGCCAACGATCGAGAGCCGCGGATGTGGGAGCAGGCGCATGTGGCCCGCCTGTTGGGTGCCGAGTTTGGGCGGCACACGCCGCGTCGAACCCCTGCCGGAAGGGCACCGGGCAAGGGCGCCGTGGACGTGCCGGACGTCTTACGGGGCGCCGACGGACGGGTCGAGCCGACCGCTCTCGCCCGGGTCGTGCACGGTTCCCGCGTTGAACCCCGGCCCGCCCAGCAGGAGATGACGGCGACGCTGCACGACTGGACTGACCGCGGCGTCGGCGGGCTGCTGGAAGCGCCCACCGGCACCGGAAAGAGCTATGCGGTACTTGCCGCTGCGCTGGACTGGCTCGCCGGTGGTAACAGTCGTACCGCTGTCATTGCCACGTACACCAAACAGTTGCAGAGCCAGATGGCGAAGGACATCCAGGACTTGGAGTGGGCCCTGCCGGGCATCCTCGGGGTCGCCGACCTAGTCAAGGGCAAGTCCAACCGGCTCTCACTCGCAGCCCTGACGAAGACCCTCGCCGAGGCCACGCGTCGGCGCCGCTCCGCGGGCACCGCCCGCGCCCGCTTCTCTCAGCGGAGCCGGTTCCGCGAACTCGCCGTCTTCCTCGCGCTGCGCCTGCTCGCGGCCAAGGAGCCCCCGCAGTCCTGGACGGCCAGATCGGTCGACCCGGTGGACCTGCCCGCCTCCTTCACCGACTACATCGGGCGCGGCCTGCCGCTCTGGCTGGAGTCCCTGTCCCAGCGCGACGGCGACTACGGCCCCGCCGCAGGCAACCCGCTCGCCGTGCACACCGACACCGTCCGGGAGTCGATCGACAGCCACCGCCTCATCCTCGCCAACCATGCGCTCGTCCTCTCTCACCTGGACGACCTGCGTGCCGTCGGACCCGAGGTGCTCCTCGTGATCGACGAGGCGCATGAGCTGGAGAACGCCGCCACGTCCGCGCTGACCGTGACCGTCGACCACCAGGACCTGGAAGCTTTGCTGCCGGAGTACCAGGCATGGATGGCGGACGCGCACCCGGGCACCGCCAAGGAGCAGGCCGCCGCAGCGATTGCCGATCTCGAACGACTGCTCGATGATGAACGCCTTCCCCGGCTGGCGGCGCAAGCCTTCGACGCCCAGGCCAAGGGGGTGGGCGTACGCATCGGCAGCCGGGCGACCACGCTCGCCAGCCCCTACGCCGGCACCTCCGGCACCCGGCACACCCGGCGCCTGTCGCTGGTGCTGGAGAGCATTGCCAAGGCGCTCGTGTCCTGTCGCATCACGCTGGAGCGGTACGTGGTCCAGCACGCTGCCGGAATCGATCCCCTGGTACGCGAGCGCCTGACCGCGCTCGCGGAGCACACCGACTCCCTCACCACGGCCCTCGACCGGATCACGGCCGACATCCGCGCCTTTCTCGACCCCGCCCTCACCCTGGACGAGGCTCCCCCTTCCCGCGTCATACATCTGGAGGAGCTGGACGAACCCAAGGCGGAGCTACGGTCCTATCGCTTCCGTGTCGCCACCAGTCCCGTCGATCTGCCCGCAGACCCGGAGTGGCGGCGTTACCTGGAGTCCTTCGATCGTGTCCACTACGTCTCCGCGACCCTGCGTGTCGCCGGGGAATGGGATTTCATGCGGACCCGACTCGGGTTGCCCGACGATCTGCCGACGCTGGCGCTGCCTTCCCCGTTCGCCCTGCGCAGTCAGGCCGAGGTCGTGTGCTTCTCCGACTTCCCCTCCTGGGCGGAGCAGGAGGAGGGCGCCCTGAGGACCGTCGCCCACCAGGTCGCCGGATTCGCCACCGAAATGACACGTGTACGCGCCGACGGCAACGGCTTCGACGGCGGCGGCATGATCCTCACGACCGCTCGCTCGACCGCCGCGGGCATCGGCTTCCACCTCGTGCGGGAGCTGCGCTCCCGCGCCCTTGACACCCCAGTCGTCGAGGCGCTCACCCTCGGCAACGGCCGGGCCTATCAGGCCTTCACCGACCGGCGGGGCGGCGGAGGGTTTCTCGTCGGCACCAAGGGACTCTGGCAAGGGGTCGACGTCTCCGACGCCGAGCGGCTGCGTCTGGTGTGGATCAACAAACTGCCCTTCGCACCGTTCGCCGCTCCGATCGTGGAGGCTCGGCGCGCGGCAGTCGCCGAACGCGCCGAGCAGGCCGGCCACCCCGATCCGGAAGGTGCCGCCACCGAGCACTACTACCTGCCGCTCGCCGCGCTCCAGCTGCGTCAGGCGGTGGGCCGGCTCATCCGCTCCGACCGCCACCGCGGCGTCGTCGTCATCAGCGACCGCAAACTCGCGGGAGCAAGCAGCCTGCGCCGCTCCTACCGGCGTGCCTTCCTCGGCAGCCTCGATGACGGACTGCAGCGCCCCGACCCGGAAACCGGCGACACCGGCGGCGGCAACGTCGCCACCATGGCTGAAGGATGGCGTCGCATCTGGGAGTTCATGGCGGCCCACAGCCTCCTGGACCCCGCCCGGGCCGCGGAGCTGTGTACCGACGAAGCCCTCGAACGACAGACCCTCCTACCGCACACCAGGCGCATCCGCGAACTGGCGCTGACCACCGAAGAGACTCGGAAGCTGCGGGAACAGGGCCTGCTCGTGGAGGAGATCAAGGACCGCTGCGCCCGCATCGGAGGATTGTTGCGGCTCGTCGACGAACCCGTGGCCCTCAAGCCGGCCCAGCAGGCTGTCATCGCCGCCGCGGCCGAGGGACGCAACGTCCTCGGACTGCTTCCCACAGGCTTCGGCAAGAGCTTCACCTTCCAGCTGCCCGCGCTGGTCCTACCCGGCGTCACCGTGGTCGTCAGCCCGCTCGTCGCTCTCATGCACGACCAGGCCCTCGAACTGAACCGGTCCATCGGTGGCGCGGTCCGCGCGCTCATCTCGCCGCTGCGCGAGTCCAGCAGCAGGGCCGGCAAGACAGAAGTGACGGACCAGCTCCTCGGTCGGGCCGACCACGGTATCCGCCTGGTCTACGTCAGCCCGGAGCGCCTGTGCCAGCGGCGCTTCCGGGAGACCGTCCGCGCGGCCGCGGCGGCGGGCCGGGTGACCCGGATCGCCGTGGACGAGGCACATACCCTCCCGCAATGGGAGGACTTCCGACCCAGCGTGCGCCGGGTCAGCAGGTTCCTGGACGAGCTGCGCCGGGACCACGGGGTGGCGGTCACCGCGGTGACCGCCACCGCCAACAGGGCCGTCCACGAGGCGCTGCGCGAAGGACTGTTCGGTCTGCCCGCCGAGGTCCCGGAGCTCGCTTCGGCCGAGGCGACCGCCGAAGCAGAGCATCCCGGAGTCGTCGGCGGGCTCCTGACGGTGCGCGAGAACCCGATCAGGCCAGAACTCGCCGTTTTCCGCCGCTCCCTCGACCGGCTCGGACAGGGAGGTGTGGCCGGGCTGGTCGAGCGCGTCGTCGACGCGCTCGACGGTCACGCCATCCTCTACTGCCTCACCGTCAAGGAGGTCAACACCCTCTACACCCACCTGCGCGAGTACGTGGGTGACGCCGGCGTCCGCGTGCTGCGGTTCCACGGCCGTCTGACTGAGGCGGAGAAGGCGGCCGTCATGACGGAGTTCCGGGAGGCGCCCCGGGAAGCCGACGACGGCTTCGTCCCGGTCGTGGTGGTGGCCACCTCCGCGTTCGGGCTCGGTGTCAACCGGCCCGACGTACGCACCGTGATGTGTGTGTCGCCGCCTACCGACCTGGCCGCGCTCTACCAGCAGTTGGGTCGGGCGGGGCGGGACGGCGCGGGCCGGGGGACGGCCGGTGATGGCCCTGTCAACAGCGGTCTCGCCCTCGCGACGAGCCGGGGTCTGCGCATGGTCCGTTTCATGACGGGCCAGGAACTGCCCCCGTCGCTGCTCCGGCGCATGGGCAGCCTTGTCCTCGCCCAGCGGGACGGCACGCTCGATCCGGTACGGCTGGCCGACCTGCTCATGGCCGAAGACGCCGCGAGCGGTGCGCTGAGCGAGGCCGAGCTGGACGACCGGCACACCCAGGAGCGCTACCAGGGCGGCATCATGCGGGCGTTCAGCGCGCTCGCCGACCTAGGCGCCGTCGAGGACCTCGGCGACCACCCGCCGTTCTGCGCGGTCAAACCCGGCGACCTCCGACCGGCCGGCCACGGCGCAGGACAGACCCCTACTACTGCAGCGGAGCGCGACGAGGAAGCGGCCGGGTCCATGCGGCTGGAGCAGGCCGTCATCGACACCGCCCTGTCCTGGGACCCCCCACGACAGGTCGACGTCCGAGCTCTCGACCGGGAACTCGCCGCCCGGTGCCCCGGCTACCGCTCGGTCGCCGATGGACCGTCGGCGACCTGGGAACTGCTCGCCGATCTCCACGACCGTGGGCTCCTGGACGTCTCAGCGGCACCCAGCCGCCGCCTGGTCACCGGTCTGATCACCCGCACCGGCACCCTGCCCGACGGGTTCCTCCCGCTGCTCGGCCGACGCGGCCGCCGAGCCGCCGAGGAACTGGCCAGGCTCCGGAACTTCTTCGACGCGAGCACGGTCTGCGCTCAACGGGTCTTCGCCGATTACTTCGGCGTCAGCGACCTGCCCCAGGGGTGCTGCACCACGGCCCGCTGCCGATGCTCGGCCTGCTGGGACACCGGCCGCTGGCCCGTGGAGGAGCGGCGCCCTGCCGTCGCCCAGGCCTTCGACAGCCCGCGCCCCCGCGAGGGAGGCGGTGCCGACACCTCGCTGCGTGACCAGCGCGTCGACCTCCAGGTCCACCGGCTGCTGCAGCTCCAGCCGCAGGGCGCACACCCCCGCCGGCTCTGGCACGCACTGCGCGGCGACGAATCCTCCTACAACCCGAGCAATCGAAAGATGATCCCCCTGCCGAAGGCGATCCGGGAAAGCCGCCACTTCGGCGGTCGCGCCGATCTGCCCTATGCGGCAGTAGGCGCGAGCCTCACACGGCTGGCCGCAGCCGGAGCAGCAGTCGAGGGCCCGGACAGCCTCTGGCGAGCCATCCGCCCGGTCCGACACACGAGATCCCGCCGTGCGGGAAGCGGATCCGAACGAAAGGACGGCTGGGTGTGACCACGATGATCAGCACTGGACCGGACATCTGGCGGCCCTTCGACGGCGAGCCTGTGCTCACTCCGGCCATGACCGGCGGACACCGCAGCACACCCACCGAGGAACTGGAACGGTTGCGTCGCTACCTGGAGGCGGTCGTGGCCGACCGCGTGTGTCCGGTGCACACCGCGGTCGCCTTCAACGCGGCCTATTTCGGCTACGAACTCGGTGATGAAGGCCACGGCAACGGTCCGTTCGACCTGGACGCGTTCCCCTCCCTGATGCTGGGCGACGAAGTACCGGCCCTGCCCGTCGGGGCACTCGTGCGCATCGAAACCGGATCCGACCCGCTGTACGCGGAGATCGTCTACAAGGAGGGCCGCCACCCCGGCGTCGAAGAGGGTGCCGACGTACCCGCGTGGCTGTCCGGGGCACCGGCCGGTGTCCGAGGACCGAGCGAGCTGTCGGAGGCGCCGCACCCAGTGCGCCGGGAGCTGCTGGTCCCTGATCTCACGGCGTTCGGCCCCGCGCTGCAGCTCAGCGAGGCGAAGTTGCAGCGGTTCCGGGCCCGCCAGAAGTGGCTCAACAAGGACGGCCACGTCGTCGTCGACGCCCGCTACGGCTCGGCGCCGCAGGCCGGGCTCGACGACTGCACCGCCTTCGTGCAGCACCTGCTGACCCACCAGCGCGAAGCACTGCTGAGCCCCCTCGTTCCCGCGTCCGTCGCTCACCTGGCCGGGGGTGGCACGGAGGAGCGGCTGAAGAGCGCCCTCAGCGGGCTGCTGGACACCGTTGATCACGCCTTGCGCACCGGCGACAGTCTGCGCAGCTGGGGCCACTACGCACTGACCCGTACCCGCATCGGGGCCGCCCTGGGCCACGACGGGCCGCTGGGCGGCGACGACCTGAGAGCCCTCGCCGGCTCCCTGGAACGCAGTGCGGCCCCTGCCATCCACCGACGGCACGGCCTGAACGGTTCCCGCACCGTGTACACGGCGATCGGGGCGTGGCTGCGCGGCGTCGACGGTGCCGAACCACTGCTGAGCGGAGTGGAATACGCG is a genomic window of Streptomyces griseochromogenes containing:
- a CDS encoding DEAD/DEAH box helicase, with translation MPEGQTVSAASRKIAELVRAFPSGISERELVVEAKRQFGTLPEQRLVKLVAEAVRGGLLIASGDLLLPVAPQEPVRPPQVAYERRQPGAESAVAARLDETSVLRTIALDVESVVRTTATAPYLERHVYEVAAVRFGADREWVAAAPRWRRYLRFPGDTEELRDGSVRDAVLGQGLSQQQAWTELSDFLSDADVVVAYNGTTLDFPVVSEAAKESGASDPLSAVRPVDALYLAHALWPTAPSHRLQDLALQLDVSRSDLRAHTADGDAVLLVRLLERAAAEFACRTAELRDLIADVCPGSDAWRLLRELAEGEAANDREPRMWEQAHVARLLGAEFGRHTPRRTPAGRAPGKGAVDVPDVLRGADGRVEPTALARVVHGSRVEPRPAQQEMTATLHDWTDRGVGGLLEAPTGTGKSYAVLAAALDWLAGGNSRTAVIATYTKQLQSQMAKDIQDLEWALPGILGVADLVKGKSNRLSLAALTKTLAEATRRRRSAGTARARFSQRSRFRELAVFLALRLLAAKEPPQSWTARSVDPVDLPASFTDYIGRGLPLWLESLSQRDGDYGPAAGNPLAVHTDTVRESIDSHRLILANHALVLSHLDDLRAVGPEVLLVIDEAHELENAATSALTVTVDHQDLEALLPEYQAWMADAHPGTAKEQAAAAIADLERLLDDERLPRLAAQAFDAQAKGVGVRIGSRATTLASPYAGTSGTRHTRRLSLVLESIAKALVSCRITLERYVVQHAAGIDPLVRERLTALAEHTDSLTTALDRITADIRAFLDPALTLDEAPPSRVIHLEELDEPKAELRSYRFRVATSPVDLPADPEWRRYLESFDRVHYVSATLRVAGEWDFMRTRLGLPDDLPTLALPSPFALRSQAEVVCFSDFPSWAEQEEGALRTVAHQVAGFATEMTRVRADGNGFDGGGMILTTARSTAAGIGFHLVRELRSRALDTPVVEALTLGNGRAYQAFTDRRGGGGFLVGTKGLWQGVDVSDAERLRLVWINKLPFAPFAAPIVEARRAAVAERAEQAGHPDPEGAATEHYYLPLAALQLRQAVGRLIRSDRHRGVVVISDRKLAGASSLRRSYRRAFLGSLDDGLQRPDPETGDTGGGNVATMAEGWRRIWEFMAAHSLLDPARAAELCTDEALERQTLLPHTRRIRELALTTEETRKLREQGLLVEEIKDRCARIGGLLRLVDEPVALKPAQQAVIAAAAEGRNVLGLLPTGFGKSFTFQLPALVLPGVTVVVSPLVALMHDQALELNRSIGGAVRALISPLRESSSRAGKTEVTDQLLGRADHGIRLVYVSPERLCQRRFRETVRAAAAAGRVTRIAVDEAHTLPQWEDFRPSVRRVSRFLDELRRDHGVAVTAVTATANRAVHEALREGLFGLPAEVPELASAEATAEAEHPGVVGGLLTVRENPIRPELAVFRRSLDRLGQGGVAGLVERVVDALDGHAILYCLTVKEVNTLYTHLREYVGDAGVRVLRFHGRLTEAEKAAVMTEFREAPREADDGFVPVVVVATSAFGLGVNRPDVRTVMCVSPPTDLAALYQQLGRAGRDGAGRGTAGDGPVNSGLALATSRGLRMVRFMTGQELPPSLLRRMGSLVLAQRDGTLDPVRLADLLMAEDAASGALSEAELDDRHTQERYQGGIMRAFSALADLGAVEDLGDHPPFCAVKPGDLRPAGHGAGQTPTTAAERDEEAAGSMRLEQAVIDTALSWDPPRQVDVRALDRELAARCPGYRSVADGPSATWELLADLHDRGLLDVSAAPSRRLVTGLITRTGTLPDGFLPLLGRRGRRAAEELARLRNFFDASTVCAQRVFADYFGVSDLPQGCCTTARCRCSACWDTGRWPVEERRPAVAQAFDSPRPREGGGADTSLRDQRVDLQVHRLLQLQPQGAHPRRLWHALRGDESSYNPSNRKMIPLPKAIRESRHFGGRADLPYAAVGASLTRLAAAGAAVEGPDSLWRAIRPVRHTRSRRAGSGSERKDGWV